Proteins encoded within one genomic window of Cucumis sativus cultivar 9930 chromosome 3, Cucumber_9930_V3, whole genome shotgun sequence:
- the LOC101218713 gene encoding protein PTST, chloroplastic isoform X1 has product MEICAPRTCLDNQVLLSSKNATKLKREKLNNPSCNIATWSFRTGSCKLIHSHEPSVITHPQTYQILKRYSLPVTSEESSTQSEDLSTDEEEIVSAEELLAQPLSSEQLNALLADSERDRLVKKLSHANQQNRLLKRQLHVKDEDLVNCKTELAALDHDIQGLIKLAEEIAQSGIPERTRKINGKYIQSHLLTKLEAVHKKIMDQIKDVDLVQSKEVPLFWYGMAENVQVMGTFDGWSVGEDLSPEYTGAYSKFSTTLRLRPGRYEIKFLVDGEWQLSTEFPTVGEGLMENNLLVVE; this is encoded by the exons ATGGAGATCTGTGCTCCAAG GACTTGTCTGGACAACCAAGTTTTACTGAGTTCCAAGAATGCAACAAAGTTAAAGAGGGAAAAGTTGAATAACCCTTCATGCAATATCGCAACCTGGAGCTTTAGGACAGGTTCTTGCAAGTTGATCCATTCTCATGAACCTTCTGTAATAACACATCCTCAGACTTATCAGATTCTCAAAAGATATTCCTTGCCGGTCACATCAGAGGAGTCTTCAACGCAATCAGAAGATCTTTCTACAGATGAAGAGGAAATTGTAAGTGCAGAGGAACTTCTGGCTCAACCCCTTAGCAGTGAACAG CTGAATGCATTACTGGCTGACTCAGAAAGAGATAGGCTTGTCAAAAAGCTCAGTCATGCCAACCAGCAGAACAGACTTCTCAAACGACAG CTACATGTAAAGGATGAAGATTTGGTTAACTGTAAGACCGAACTTGCTGCCTTGGACCATGACATTCAG GGTTTGATCAAACTAGCAGAAGAAATAGCACAATCTGGTATACCAGAACGTACGAGAAAGATTAATGGGAAATACATTCAATCTCACCTTCTTACAAAATTAGAAG ctGTACACAAAAAGATAATGGATCAAATAAAAGATGTAGATTTGGTGCAATCAAAAGAAGTTCCACTATTCTGGTATGGAATGGCTGAG aatGTGCAAGTTATGGGAACTTTTGATGGCTGGAGTGTAGGGGAGGATTTATCACCTGAATACACTGGGGCTTACTCTAAGTTCTCGACAACTTTAAGGCTTAGACCTGGGAG GTACGAAATCAAGTTCCTAGTGGATGGAGAATGGCAGCTATCAACAGAATTTCCCACTGTTGGCGAAGGTTTGATGGAAAACAATCTGTTAGTTGTGGAATAG
- the LOC101218713 gene encoding protein PTST, chloroplastic isoform X2, whose amino-acid sequence MEICAPRTCLDNQVLLSSKNATKLKREKLNNPSCNIATWSFRTGSCKLIHSHEPSVITHPQTYQILKRYSLPVTSEESSTQSEDLSTDEEEIVSAEELLAQPLSSEQLNALLADSERDRLVKKLSHANQQNRLLKRQLHVKDEDLVNCKTELAALDHDIQGLIKLAEEIAQSGIPERTRKINGKYIQSHLLTKLEAVHKKIMDQIKDVDLVQSKEVPLFWYGMAEGRIYHLNTLGLTLSSRQL is encoded by the exons ATGGAGATCTGTGCTCCAAG GACTTGTCTGGACAACCAAGTTTTACTGAGTTCCAAGAATGCAACAAAGTTAAAGAGGGAAAAGTTGAATAACCCTTCATGCAATATCGCAACCTGGAGCTTTAGGACAGGTTCTTGCAAGTTGATCCATTCTCATGAACCTTCTGTAATAACACATCCTCAGACTTATCAGATTCTCAAAAGATATTCCTTGCCGGTCACATCAGAGGAGTCTTCAACGCAATCAGAAGATCTTTCTACAGATGAAGAGGAAATTGTAAGTGCAGAGGAACTTCTGGCTCAACCCCTTAGCAGTGAACAG CTGAATGCATTACTGGCTGACTCAGAAAGAGATAGGCTTGTCAAAAAGCTCAGTCATGCCAACCAGCAGAACAGACTTCTCAAACGACAG CTACATGTAAAGGATGAAGATTTGGTTAACTGTAAGACCGAACTTGCTGCCTTGGACCATGACATTCAG GGTTTGATCAAACTAGCAGAAGAAATAGCACAATCTGGTATACCAGAACGTACGAGAAAGATTAATGGGAAATACATTCAATCTCACCTTCTTACAAAATTAGAAG ctGTACACAAAAAGATAATGGATCAAATAAAAGATGTAGATTTGGTGCAATCAAAAGAAGTTCCACTATTCTGGTATGGAATGGCTGAG GGGAGGATTTATCACCTGAATACACTGGGGCTTACTCTAAGTTCTCGACAACTTTAA